The following proteins come from a genomic window of Pseudomonadota bacterium:
- the ppsA gene encoding phosphoenolpyruvate synthase: MAQSDYTTDFRDLRMTDVEAVGGKNASLGEMISQLASTGVRVPGGFATTAAAYREFLATDGLDQRIDQALNALDPDDVTALARTGGEIRDWIMRTPFPETLDHAIRSAYREMVTADPTLSVAVRSSATAEDLPDASFAGQQESFLNIVGEDNVVEAIHHVFASLYNDRAISYRVHQGFDHSQVALSAGVQQMVRSDTGAAGVMFTLDTESGFQDVVFITSSYGLGETVVQGAVNPDEYYVHKPMLAQGRHAIVRRNLGSKQHKMVFTDDTSAGHSVQTVDVTPAEQQAFSLTDAQVEQLARYAVTIERHYDRPMDIEWGLDGRTGELFILQARPETVKSRETVGTTERYALKTTGELLTEGRAIGQKIGIGPVRLVKDASEMDRVEVGDVLVTDMTDPNWEPVMKRAAAIVTNRGGRTCHAAIIARELGIPAVVGCGDATDRLEDGRIVTVSCAEGDTGNVYADRQHVEITTQSTGELPEIDLKVMMNIGNPELAFQFGQLPNHGVGLARLEFIINNMIGVHPKAVLEPGKLDDATRSQVLACAAGYRDPRDFFVSKLAEGVASIAAAFWPRKVIVRLSDFKSNEYRKLIAGDVFEPEEENPMLGFRGAARYVAPAFRACFHMECEAMKRVREDMGFSNVELMVPFVRTVAEGQRVLDVMAAQGLRKGENGLRVVMMCELPTNAVLADAFLDLFDGFSIGSNDLTQLTLGLDRDSELVAEQFDERDPAVKAMLSMAIQACLRRGKYVGICGQGPSDHADFAQWLQSEGIESVSLNPDTVVDTWRRLAG; this comes from the coding sequence ATGGCTCAGTCTGACTACACCACGGATTTCCGCGACCTCCGCATGACCGATGTCGAGGCGGTCGGGGGCAAGAACGCCTCGCTGGGCGAGATGATCAGCCAGCTCGCGAGCACCGGCGTCCGGGTGCCGGGCGGGTTTGCCACCACGGCGGCGGCCTACCGCGAGTTTCTCGCCACCGACGGCCTGGATCAGCGCATCGATCAGGCGCTGAACGCCCTGGACCCGGACGATGTGACTGCGCTCGCGCGCACCGGCGGCGAGATTCGCGACTGGATCATGCGCACCCCGTTTCCCGAGACGCTCGACCACGCCATCCGCTCGGCTTACCGCGAGATGGTGACAGCCGACCCGACCCTGAGCGTCGCCGTGCGCTCGTCCGCAACGGCGGAAGACCTGCCCGATGCGTCGTTCGCCGGCCAGCAGGAGAGTTTTCTCAACATCGTCGGCGAGGACAATGTGGTGGAGGCCATTCACCACGTGTTCGCCTCGCTCTACAACGACCGCGCCATCAGCTACCGCGTTCACCAGGGATTCGACCACAGCCAGGTGGCGTTGTCGGCCGGTGTACAGCAGATGGTGCGCTCCGACACCGGCGCCGCTGGCGTCATGTTCACACTCGACACCGAATCGGGTTTCCAGGACGTGGTGTTCATCACCTCGAGCTACGGCCTCGGCGAGACCGTGGTGCAGGGTGCGGTCAACCCGGATGAGTATTACGTGCACAAGCCGATGCTGGCCCAGGGTCGCCACGCGATCGTGCGCCGGAACCTCGGCAGCAAGCAGCACAAGATGGTGTTCACCGACGACACCAGCGCGGGACACTCGGTGCAGACCGTCGACGTGACACCCGCCGAGCAGCAGGCCTTTTCACTGACCGATGCGCAGGTCGAGCAGCTCGCGCGGTACGCGGTGACGATCGAGCGCCACTACGACCGTCCGATGGACATCGAGTGGGGACTGGACGGCCGCACCGGCGAACTCTTCATTCTGCAAGCGCGTCCCGAGACGGTCAAAAGCCGCGAGACCGTCGGCACGACGGAGCGCTACGCACTCAAGACCACCGGCGAGTTGCTCACCGAGGGGCGTGCGATCGGCCAGAAGATCGGCATCGGCCCGGTGCGGCTGGTCAAGGACGCCTCCGAGATGGACCGCGTCGAGGTCGGTGATGTTCTCGTCACCGACATGACCGACCCCAACTGGGAGCCGGTGATGAAACGCGCTGCCGCCATCGTCACCAACCGCGGTGGCCGCACGTGTCACGCTGCGATCATCGCGCGCGAACTCGGCATCCCGGCGGTGGTCGGCTGCGGTGACGCGACCGATCGGCTCGAGGACGGCCGCATCGTGACCGTGTCCTGCGCCGAGGGCGACACCGGCAACGTCTACGCCGACCGCCAACACGTCGAGATCACGACCCAGAGCACCGGCGAACTGCCCGAGATCGACCTCAAGGTCATGATGAACATCGGCAACCCGGAGCTGGCGTTCCAGTTCGGCCAGCTGCCGAACCACGGCGTCGGCCTGGCGCGGCTCGAATTCATCATCAACAACATGATCGGGGTGCACCCCAAGGCGGTGCTCGAGCCCGGGAAACTCGACGACGCGACGCGTTCACAGGTGCTGGCCTGCGCCGCGGGCTACCGCGACCCGCGAGACTTCTTCGTCAGCAAGCTGGCCGAGGGCGTGGCGTCGATTGCGGCGGCGTTCTGGCCGCGCAAGGTCATCGTGCGGCTGTCGGATTTCAAATCCAACGAGTACCGCAAGCTGATCGCCGGCGACGTCTTCGAACCCGAAGAGGAAAACCCGATGCTGGGTTTCCGCGGCGCCGCGCGCTACGTGGCACCGGCCTTCCGGGCCTGCTTCCACATGGAGTGCGAGGCGATGAAGCGTGTGCGGGAGGACATGGGCTTCAGCAACGTCGAACTCATGGTGCCGTTCGTGCGCACCGTGGCCGAGGGTCAGCGCGTGCTCGATGTGATGGCTGCGCAAGGGCTGCGCAAAGGCGAGAACGGGTTGCGCGTGGTCATGATGTGCGAGCTGCCGACCAACGCTGTGCTCGCCGATGCCTTCCTGGACCTGTTTGACGGCTTCTCGATCGGCTCCAACGACCTGACCCAGTTGACCCTCGGGCTGGACCGTGACTCCGAACTGGTCGCCGAACAGTTCGATGAACGCGATCCGGCGGTCAAGGCCATGTTGTCGATGGCCATTCAGGCCTGTCTGCGCCGCGGCAAGTACGTCGGCATCTGTGGACAAGGACCCTCCGACCACGCCGATTTTGCACAGTGGCTGCAGTCTGAGGGGATCGAGAGCGTGTCGCTCAACCCCGACACGGTGGTCGACACCTGGCGGCGACTCGCCGGCTGA
- a CDS encoding ATP-binding protein, whose amino-acid sequence MISLWVLVGTAVGYLGVLFLIAWAADNGLIPRWVIRHPITYTLSLGVYATSWTYYGSVGFARSEGIGFLTIYLGLTLAFAATPFLLQPILRLVREYQLSSLADLLAFRFRGRVTGALVTGLMLIGLIPYLSLQVRAITQSTNLLVADTESDLMAIAFCATLVVFTVLFGARHLTPRERHAGLVAAIAFESAVKLIALLSVGAFAWFGVFGGGQLGEWLAANPEALASLYEPVAESSWTSLMVLSFCAAFLLPRQFHMMFTENDNPRSLHIASFAFPLYLLLLNLPIIPILWAGQHLVPGTPADMYVLAITRHAQGDWLTVLAFVGGISAASAMIIVTTLSLSAMCMTHWFLPAGLRRANLRLDLHRSILWGRRCLIALIMLLTYGFYRIIELNAGLAQMGLISFVAVAQFLPGVLALLFWSRATQEGFLLGLAGGAAVWFGTLILPLVTHIDLLDQPLLVQQLIGGGQTVWSDATFWSLTVNGTLLVIGSLLTRPTLPEIEAAEICVSNMERPLTGTVAALSPDQFERQLSNVMGRKAARREVETAMSELQLNAKTITPTQLRQLRERIERNLSGLLGPVLARLIVDDRLLLKQRTHEALSDSMRFMEGHLEQSRTQLRGAMRQLDDLRRYHRDVLRELPIGVCSLDGQGTIVIWNSAMKQITGIEAVLAEGRIPATLPAPWNTVLTGFVAGTDTQRSERLSGDADTHRSINLHKSSIETSMDAPQARNGLVILVEDRTAVETLEAELAHSERLASIGRFAAGVAHEIGNPLTGIDSIAQNLAYEDSRSAIEQASEDIVTQTRRIGAIVKSLLAFSRGDPLAPLDRQTFELQACIDEACALVALDERARTRHVQVSCPRGLELTGDPQKIMQVIVNLLSNACDASDPGDEIRIDVRQHGNHALISVVDQGCGIDPAHTKRLFEPFFTTKHANRGTGLGLPLVHAIVNEHGGKVSVQSTRGAGTTFRVTLPMPHTQLTRLHAS is encoded by the coding sequence ATGATTAGCCTCTGGGTGTTGGTCGGCACGGCCGTCGGCTACCTGGGTGTTCTCTTCCTGATCGCCTGGGCAGCCGACAACGGCTTGATCCCGCGGTGGGTCATCCGCCACCCGATCACCTACACCCTGTCGCTGGGGGTGTACGCGACCTCCTGGACCTACTACGGCAGTGTCGGGTTCGCCCGCAGCGAGGGGATCGGCTTTCTGACGATCTACCTCGGGCTTACGCTCGCCTTCGCCGCCACGCCGTTCCTGCTGCAACCGATCCTGCGGCTGGTGCGCGAGTACCAGCTCTCGTCGTTGGCCGACCTGCTCGCCTTCCGCTTTCGCGGGCGGGTGACCGGCGCGCTGGTGACCGGGCTCATGTTGATCGGCCTGATCCCGTACCTGTCACTGCAGGTCCGTGCGATCACGCAATCGACCAACCTGCTGGTGGCGGACACCGAGAGCGACCTCATGGCAATCGCGTTCTGCGCGACCCTGGTGGTGTTTACCGTGCTGTTCGGCGCCCGGCACCTGACACCGCGCGAGCGCCACGCCGGACTGGTGGCGGCAATCGCGTTCGAGAGCGCGGTCAAACTCATCGCGCTGCTGTCGGTCGGCGCGTTCGCCTGGTTCGGGGTGTTCGGTGGCGGGCAACTGGGCGAGTGGCTCGCGGCCAACCCCGAGGCACTGGCCAGCCTCTACGAGCCGGTCGCCGAAAGCTCCTGGACCAGCCTCATGGTGCTGTCATTTTGCGCGGCCTTTCTGCTGCCCCGGCAGTTCCACATGATGTTCACCGAGAACGACAACCCGCGGTCGTTGCACATCGCGTCCTTCGCGTTTCCGCTGTACCTGCTGCTGTTGAATCTCCCGATCATCCCGATCCTCTGGGCCGGCCAGCACCTGGTGCCCGGCACCCCGGCAGACATGTACGTGCTCGCGATCACACGTCACGCCCAGGGTGACTGGCTGACCGTGCTGGCCTTTGTCGGTGGCATCTCGGCCGCCAGCGCGATGATCATCGTGACCACGCTGTCGCTGTCGGCCATGTGCATGACCCACTGGTTTCTGCCCGCGGGCCTGCGCCGCGCCAACCTCCGACTCGACCTGCACCGCAGCATCCTCTGGGGACGCCGGTGCCTGATTGCGTTGATCATGCTGCTGACCTACGGCTTTTACCGCATCATCGAGCTCAACGCCGGGCTCGCGCAGATGGGCTTGATCAGTTTCGTTGCCGTGGCCCAGTTTCTCCCAGGCGTGTTGGCCCTGCTGTTCTGGTCGCGCGCGACCCAGGAAGGCTTCCTGCTCGGCCTCGCCGGCGGCGCGGCGGTGTGGTTCGGCACCCTGATCCTGCCGCTGGTGACTCACATCGATCTGCTCGACCAGCCGCTGTTGGTGCAACAGTTGATCGGCGGCGGCCAGACGGTCTGGTCCGACGCCACCTTCTGGAGTCTGACGGTCAACGGCACGCTGCTGGTGATCGGCTCCCTGCTGACACGCCCGACACTGCCCGAGATCGAGGCCGCCGAGATCTGTGTGAGCAACATGGAGCGCCCATTGACCGGCACCGTCGCCGCTCTGTCGCCCGACCAGTTCGAACGCCAGTTGAGCAACGTCATGGGGCGCAAGGCCGCGCGTCGCGAGGTCGAGACAGCGATGTCGGAGTTGCAACTGAACGCCAAGACAATCACACCGACGCAGCTCCGGCAGCTGCGAGAACGCATCGAGCGCAACCTCTCGGGATTGCTTGGGCCGGTGTTGGCACGGCTCATCGTCGACGATCGTTTGCTGTTGAAACAGCGCACCCACGAGGCGCTGTCCGACAGCATGCGCTTCATGGAGGGCCACCTCGAGCAGTCGCGCACACAGCTGCGCGGCGCGATGCGGCAACTCGACGACCTGCGCCGCTACCACCGCGACGTGCTGCGCGAGCTGCCGATAGGCGTCTGTTCACTTGACGGCCAGGGCACCATCGTGATCTGGAATTCGGCGATGAAGCAAATCACCGGCATCGAGGCCGTGCTCGCCGAGGGCCGCATTCCCGCCACCCTGCCCGCCCCCTGGAACACCGTGCTCACCGGCTTTGTCGCCGGCACTGACACGCAACGCAGCGAGCGGCTCAGTGGCGACGCCGACACACACCGCTCGATCAATCTGCACAAGTCGAGCATTGAAACCAGCATGGACGCGCCCCAGGCGCGCAACGGCCTCGTGATCCTAGTCGAGGACCGCACCGCCGTCGAAACGCTGGAGGCCGAGTTGGCGCACTCCGAACGGCTCGCCTCGATCGGCCGCTTTGCCGCCGGGGTCGCACACGAGATCGGCAACCCGCTGACCGGCATCGACAGCATTGCGCAGAACCTCGCCTACGAGGACTCGCGTTCGGCAATCGAACAGGCGAGTGAGGACATCGTCACCCAGACACGCCGAATCGGTGCCATCGTGAAGTCGTTGCTGGCTTTTTCGCGTGGCGACCCCCTGGCCCCGCTCGATCGCCAGACCTTCGAGCTGCAGGCCTGCATCGACGAGGCCTGCGCCCTGGTCGCGCTCGACGAGCGCGCCCGCACGCGACACGTCCAGGTGAGCTGCCCACGCGGCCTGGAGCTGACCGGCGACCCGCAGAAAATCATGCAGGTCATCGTCAACCTGCTGAGCAACGCGTGCGATGCCTCAGACCCCGGTGACGAGATCCGCATCGACGTGCGGCAGCATGGCAACCATGCCCTGATTTCAGTCGTCGACCAGGGTTGCGGTATCGACCCCGCCCACACTAAGCGTCTGTTCGAACCCTTCTTCACGACCAAACACGCCAACCGCGGCACCGGGCTCGGGCTGCCACTGGTGCACGCGATCGTCAACGAACACGGCGGGAAGGTCTCAGTTCAAAGCACGCGCGGGGCCGGTACGACCTTCCGCGTCACCTTGCCCATGCCCCACACACAACTCACACGCCTGCACGCCTCATGA
- the gluQRS gene encoding tRNA glutamyl-Q(34) synthetase GluQRS has product MTPTGRFAPSPSGPLHAGSLLAALASYVDARQRGGRWFVRIDDLDPARSSPDATRDILCCLAAHGLHHDGPVRHASAQRDRHQQTLDTLWQGGHVYACRCSRAVLRARADDVGHTRYVGTCRSLDLPRTGHAARLRVDATPAQWCDALGRQLFERVDAAVADFAVQRRDGVIAYQLAVVVDDAIERVTDVVRGADLLDNTGRQVYLHRVLGLATPRYLHVAVVHSSDGRKLSKSNGASAVDPNTALANLRSAWQRLGQAPPPADLRDTDAFLVWATAHWQRERAACDRVPPA; this is encoded by the coding sequence GTGACCCCCACCGGGCGGTTCGCACCGTCACCGTCCGGGCCGCTGCACGCCGGCTCCCTGCTGGCAGCACTCGCAAGCTACGTGGACGCGCGCCAGCGCGGGGGCCGCTGGTTTGTCCGCATTGACGATCTCGACCCGGCCCGCAGCAGTCCGGATGCGACACGCGATATCCTGTGCTGCCTCGCGGCACACGGCCTGCACCACGACGGGCCCGTGCGCCACGCCTCTGCACAGCGCGACCGCCATCAACAGACCCTCGACACGCTCTGGCAAGGCGGACACGTGTACGCGTGCCGCTGCAGTCGCGCGGTGTTGCGTGCGCGTGCTGACGACGTGGGTCACACGCGCTACGTCGGCACCTGCCGGTCGCTCGACCTGCCTCGCACCGGCCACGCCGCCCGCCTACGGGTCGACGCCACCCCGGCGCAGTGGTGCGATGCCCTGGGCCGGCAGCTGTTCGAGCGGGTCGACGCGGCCGTCGCCGACTTCGCGGTGCAGCGGCGCGACGGGGTGATCGCCTACCAGTTGGCTGTGGTTGTTGACGACGCCATCGAACGGGTGACCGACGTGGTACGCGGCGCCGACCTGCTCGACAACACCGGTCGCCAGGTGTACCTGCACCGCGTCCTGGGACTCGCCACACCACGCTACCTGCATGTCGCCGTGGTGCATAGCAGCGATGGCCGCAAGCTCAGCAAATCGAACGGGGCCAGTGCTGTCGACCCGAACACAGCGCTGGCAAACCTCCGTTCAGCCTGGCAGCGACTCGGCCAGGCGCCGCCGCCGGCCGACCTCCGGGACACCGACGCCTTTCTCGTCTGGGCCACGGCCCACTGGCAGCGCGAGCGGGCCGCGTGCGACCGCGTTCCACCAGCCTGA
- a CDS encoding pyruvate, water dikinase regulatory protein yields MGWTTRTVFYVSDSTGITAQTLGHSLMSQFEAIETHAVVVSFVTGREQAEACVARIRAAAETSVHRPLVFSTLVDKDIAAVIDQADALHMDLFRSFLTPLERELGMKSTHYVGRSHATVDTSQYIRRMDAVNYTLQHDDGQSHQHLDHAEVILVGVSRSGKTPTSLYLAMHYGIYAANYPLIPEDFERDALPGVLESHTNLLVGLTIDPARLSSIRSERRPNSRYAALASCRAETVAAERLMSRHAIPWLDSTAKSIEELSAEIVQLRELDAPLL; encoded by the coding sequence ATGGGTTGGACGACGCGAACCGTGTTCTACGTCTCGGACAGCACCGGTATCACCGCCCAGACCCTCGGTCACAGCCTGATGTCACAGTTCGAGGCGATCGAGACCCACGCGGTGGTGGTGTCCTTCGTGACCGGACGGGAACAGGCTGAAGCCTGCGTTGCCCGGATTCGGGCGGCGGCCGAGACCTCCGTTCACCGCCCGCTGGTGTTTTCCACGCTGGTGGACAAGGACATCGCCGCGGTCATCGATCAGGCCGACGCCTTGCACATGGACCTGTTCCGCAGTTTCCTGACACCGCTCGAGCGTGAGCTCGGCATGAAGTCGACGCACTATGTCGGCCGTTCCCACGCCACCGTCGACACTTCGCAGTACATTCGGCGCATGGACGCGGTGAACTACACGCTGCAGCACGACGACGGCCAGAGCCACCAACACCTCGACCACGCAGAGGTGATCCTGGTCGGCGTGAGCCGAAGCGGCAAGACGCCGACCAGCCTCTACCTCGCCATGCACTACGGCATTTACGCCGCGAACTACCCGCTGATCCCGGAGGATTTCGAGCGCGATGCCCTGCCCGGGGTGCTCGAATCCCACACGAACCTGCTGGTCGGCCTGACCATCGACCCGGCGCGACTGTCGTCCATCCGCAGCGAACGGCGCCCGAACTCACGTTACGCCGCGCTGGCGTCGTGCCGTGCCGAGACGGTGGCCGCCGAACGCCTGATGAGCCGCCACGCAATTCCGTGGCTCGACTCCACCGCGAAGTCGATCGAAGAACTCTCTGCCGAGATCGTGCAGCTGCGCGAGTTGGACGCGCCGCTGCTGTAG
- the acs gene encoding acetate--CoA ligase, which translates to MSDETLYPVPADFGDGNTLTPADYDRMYTESVEDPEGFWAGQANAFLTLSKPWDTVLEWDYHTAHIRWFEGAELNVSENCLDRHLATRGDQTAIIWEGDDPADSQHISYRDLHAAVCKFANGMKSLGVERGDRVCIYMPMISEAAVAMLACTRIGAIHSIVFGGFSPDALRDRILDAECKLVITADEGLRGGKAVPLKSNADIAVGGADCVQHVVVVKRTGGSVGFEAPRDVWYHELVDAASADCAPEQMGAEDPMFILYTSGSTGKPKGVLHTTAGYLLQAATTHKYTFDYRDGEVFWCTADVGWVTGHSYIVYGPLANGATTLMFEGVPNYPTVSRFWEVCDKHNVATFYTAPTAIRALMAHGDAPVKKTARSSLRLLGTVGEPINPEAWEWYHKVVGDSRCPIVDTWWQTETGGHLITPLPGAIDLKPGSATKPFFGVQPVLLDDQGNELPDTGEQAGVLAIKHPWPGQMRSIYGNHKRFHETYFQMYPGYYFSGDGARRDADGYWWITGRVDDVINVSGHRMGTAEIESALVLHDAVAESAVVGFPHDIKGQGIYAYVTLMAGVEATDALRADLVKHVRKEIGPIATPDVLQWAPGLPKTRSGKIMRRILRKIAHNEIDSLGDTSTLADPAVVEDLIENRAQG; encoded by the coding sequence ATGTCTGACGAGACGCTCTACCCGGTGCCAGCCGATTTCGGCGACGGCAACACCCTGACGCCCGCCGACTACGACCGCATGTACACCGAGTCGGTCGAAGACCCGGAAGGCTTCTGGGCCGGTCAGGCCAATGCGTTTCTGACCCTGAGCAAGCCCTGGGACACGGTGCTCGAGTGGGACTACCACACCGCCCATATCCGGTGGTTCGAGGGCGCCGAGCTCAACGTATCGGAGAACTGCCTCGACCGTCACCTAGCCACGCGCGGCGACCAGACGGCCATCATCTGGGAGGGCGACGACCCGGCCGACAGTCAGCACATCAGCTACCGCGACCTGCACGCTGCGGTGTGCAAGTTTGCCAACGGTATGAAATCGCTCGGTGTCGAGCGCGGCGACCGGGTCTGCATCTACATGCCGATGATCTCGGAGGCCGCGGTGGCCATGCTGGCCTGCACGCGGATCGGTGCGATCCACTCGATCGTCTTTGGCGGCTTCTCGCCCGACGCCCTGCGCGACCGCATCCTCGACGCCGAGTGCAAATTGGTCATCACCGCGGACGAGGGTCTGCGAGGTGGCAAGGCCGTGCCGTTGAAATCCAACGCGGACATCGCCGTCGGCGGCGCGGACTGCGTGCAGCATGTTGTCGTCGTCAAGCGCACCGGTGGCAGTGTCGGCTTCGAGGCGCCGCGCGACGTCTGGTACCACGAACTGGTCGATGCGGCGAGCGCCGACTGCGCCCCCGAGCAGATGGGCGCCGAGGACCCGATGTTCATCCTCTACACCTCGGGCTCCACCGGCAAGCCCAAAGGCGTATTGCACACCACGGCAGGCTACCTGCTGCAAGCCGCCACCACGCACAAGTACACCTTCGACTACCGCGACGGTGAGGTGTTCTGGTGCACGGCCGACGTCGGCTGGGTCACCGGCCACAGCTACATCGTCTACGGCCCGCTTGCCAACGGCGCCACCACCCTGATGTTCGAAGGTGTGCCCAACTACCCGACTGTCAGCCGGTTCTGGGAAGTCTGTGACAAGCACAACGTTGCAACCTTCTACACCGCGCCGACTGCCATCCGCGCGCTCATGGCCCACGGCGACGCGCCGGTCAAGAAAACCGCGCGCTCCAGCCTGCGGCTGCTCGGCACGGTCGGCGAACCGATCAACCCCGAAGCCTGGGAGTGGTACCACAAGGTGGTCGGCGACAGCCGCTGCCCGATCGTCGACACCTGGTGGCAGACCGAGACTGGCGGCCACCTGATCACGCCGCTGCCGGGCGCGATCGACCTGAAGCCAGGCTCGGCGACCAAGCCCTTCTTCGGCGTGCAGCCGGTGCTGCTCGACGACCAGGGCAACGAACTGCCGGACACCGGCGAACAGGCCGGTGTGCTAGCGATCAAGCACCCGTGGCCCGGCCAGATGCGCAGCATCTACGGCAACCACAAGCGCTTCCACGAAACCTATTTCCAGATGTACCCGGGCTACTACTTCAGCGGCGACGGGGCGCGGCGCGATGCCGACGGTTACTGGTGGATCACCGGCCGCGTGGACGACGTGATCAACGTCTCCGGCCACCGCATGGGCACCGCTGAAATCGAGTCGGCGCTGGTGCTGCACGACGCGGTCGCCGAGTCCGCCGTGGTCGGATTCCCGCACGACATCAAGGGCCAGGGCATCTACGCCTACGTCACCCTGATGGCCGGTGTCGAGGCGACCGACGCGCTGCGCGCCGACCTGGTCAAGCACGTGCGCAAGGAGATTGGTCCGATTGCCACGCCGGACGTGTTGCAGTGGGCACCGGGTCTCCCCAAGACCCGCTCGGGCAAGATCATGCGGCGCATCCTCCGAAAGATCGCGCACAACGAGATCGACAGTCTGGGCGACACGTCAACCCTCGCCGACCCGGCTGTGGTCGAGGACCTGATCGAGAACCGCGCACAAGGCTGA
- a CDS encoding sigma-54 dependent transcriptional regulator: MSRLLIIDDESVIRKALRRFFERSGFDVEVCGSIEDASALPLASFDIIISDLRLPGEPGTAILKLVDKVPVIIMTSYASVRSAVDAIREGAIDYISKPFDHEELLLLVERTLAVGRDRRQRSALEHDIARDYPSDSLIGDSDAMRTAVNHMEKVAPIDMPVLISGESGTGKELFARAIHNRSTRRHGPFVTVNCGAGGDGMIEESLFGRETGDGNGQSAAKQGLAEAANGGTLFLSAVDALPADAQARLLQLLRHGDVRPIGASYTRKVDVRILASTRFDLSNAAAENRFDTALLYTLRVVEITLPPLRDRRTDVPVLAHHFLRRSAERLNRQLDGFEPEALSALNAYHWPGNVRELGNAVERAAILSDGPHVLASQLALDAQVSTPPAADLSLDDYFRHFVETHQQQLTETELAARLGISRKALWERRQRMGIPRQRGNAV, translated from the coding sequence ATGAGCCGACTGTTGATCATCGACGACGAATCCGTCATCAGAAAGGCGCTGCGCCGCTTCTTTGAACGGTCCGGTTTCGACGTGGAAGTCTGCGGCTCGATCGAGGACGCCTCCGCACTGCCGCTGGCGAGCTTCGACATCATCATCAGCGACCTGCGGCTGCCCGGCGAGCCCGGCACCGCCATCCTGAAGTTGGTGGACAAGGTCCCGGTCATCATCATGACCAGCTACGCCAGTGTGCGCTCCGCCGTCGACGCGATCCGCGAGGGCGCGATCGACTACATCAGCAAGCCTTTCGACCACGAAGAGTTGCTGTTGCTGGTCGAGCGCACGCTCGCGGTCGGCCGCGATCGGCGGCAACGGTCCGCCCTCGAACACGACATCGCGCGGGACTACCCAAGCGATTCGCTGATCGGCGACAGCGACGCCATGCGCACCGCGGTCAACCACATGGAGAAAGTCGCACCGATCGACATGCCGGTGTTGATCTCGGGCGAGTCCGGTACCGGCAAGGAGCTGTTCGCGCGTGCCATCCACAACCGCAGCACACGCCGGCACGGGCCCTTCGTGACCGTGAACTGCGGCGCCGGTGGCGACGGCATGATCGAGGAGAGCCTGTTCGGCCGCGAGACCGGCGACGGGAACGGGCAGTCAGCGGCAAAGCAGGGCCTCGCTGAAGCCGCCAACGGCGGTACCCTGTTTCTCTCGGCGGTCGACGCCCTGCCCGCCGATGCCCAGGCGCGCCTGCTGCAGCTGCTGCGCCACGGTGATGTGCGGCCGATCGGGGCGAGCTACACCCGCAAGGTAGACGTGCGCATCCTCGCGTCGACCCGCTTCGACCTGTCCAACGCGGCGGCGGAAAACCGCTTCGACACGGCGCTGCTCTACACCCTGCGTGTGGTCGAGATCACCCTGCCGCCACTGCGCGATCGGCGGACGGACGTGCCGGTGCTCGCGCACCACTTTCTGCGCCGATCGGCCGAGCGGCTCAACCGCCAGCTCGACGGATTCGAGCCCGAGGCCTTGAGCGCGCTGAACGCCTACCACTGGCCAGGCAACGTGCGCGAACTCGGCAACGCGGTCGAGCGCGCCGCGATCCTCAGCGACGGCCCGCACGTGCTCGCCAGCCAGTTGGCCCTGGACGCGCAGGTCAGCACGCCACCGGCGGCCGACCTGAGCCTTGACGACTACTTTCGGCACTTCGTCGAAACCCACCAACAGCAACTCACCGAGACCGAGTTGGCGGCTCGGCTGGGGATCAGCCGCAAGGCCCTGTGGGAACGGCGTCAGCGTATGGGAATACCACGCCAGCGCGGCAACGCTGTTTAG